In the Paenibacillus pabuli genome, one interval contains:
- a CDS encoding 2,3-butanediol dehydrogenase gives MKALRWHGVKDLRLENIDEPSPAQGKVKIKVEWCGICGSDLHEYTAGPIFIPAQAPHPLTGEQAPVVMGHEFSGQVVEVGEGVTRFQAGDRVVVEPIYACGHCEACKQGRYNLCDQMGFLGLAGGGGGFSEYVTAEEYMVHAIPDSISYEQGALVEPSAVALHAVRQSKLKVGDTAAVFGAGPIGLLVIEALKASGASDIYVVELSEERKAKAEELGAIVIDPTQYNVVEEIHRRTQGGVNVAYEVTGVPPVLQQAIDSTRIGGELMIVSIFEQAAPILPNSIVMKERTVNGIIGYRDVFPAVISLMDKGFFPADKLVTKQISLDEVVDQGFEALLKEKNQVKILVKAE, from the coding sequence ATGAAAGCATTACGTTGGCATGGTGTTAAAGATTTGCGTCTCGAAAATATCGATGAACCTAGCCCGGCACAAGGGAAAGTTAAAATAAAAGTGGAATGGTGCGGAATTTGCGGCAGTGACCTGCATGAATACACCGCAGGACCGATTTTCATTCCAGCTCAAGCACCGCATCCGCTAACAGGCGAACAAGCACCTGTAGTGATGGGACACGAGTTCTCAGGACAAGTTGTTGAAGTGGGTGAAGGTGTTACCCGTTTCCAAGCTGGAGATCGTGTTGTCGTAGAACCTATTTATGCATGCGGACATTGTGAAGCCTGCAAACAGGGGAGATACAATCTGTGTGATCAGATGGGCTTCCTTGGACTTGCTGGAGGAGGCGGAGGTTTCTCCGAATACGTAACAGCGGAAGAATATATGGTACATGCCATCCCTGACTCCATTTCTTACGAACAGGGCGCATTGGTTGAACCTTCTGCTGTTGCTCTGCATGCTGTTCGTCAAAGCAAGCTGAAAGTAGGCGATACTGCAGCTGTATTTGGTGCGGGTCCAATCGGTCTATTGGTCATTGAAGCATTGAAAGCTTCCGGTGCTTCCGACATTTACGTGGTGGAGCTGTCCGAGGAGCGCAAAGCAAAAGCCGAAGAGCTGGGCGCAATCGTTATTGATCCAACCCAGTACAATGTCGTGGAAGAGATTCATAGACGTACGCAAGGCGGCGTTAACGTTGCTTATGAAGTGACAGGTGTTCCACCTGTACTTCAGCAGGCGATCGACTCGACACGCATTGGCGGAGAGCTGATGATCGTCAGCATTTTTGAGCAAGCGGCTCCGATCCTGCCTAACTCCATTGTCATGAAGGAACGTACAGTGAACGGTATTATTGGTTATCGGGATGTATTCCCGGCTGTAATCAGTCTGATGGATAAAGGTTTCTTCCCGGCAGACAAGCTGGTGACCAAACAAATTTCACTGGATGAAGTGGTGGATCAAGGGTTTGAAGCTCTTCTGAAAGAGAAAAATCAGGTGAAAATCCTGGTCAAAGCCGAGTAG
- a CDS encoding LacI family DNA-binding transcriptional regulator produces the protein MSKDQKVTIKDVAEFAGVGIATVSRAINNSEGISSKTRDKVMQAIEELGFVPNTSAQSLKIRQTHQIALVVPDIRNAIIPEISWSVEQTAKQHGYHVVQINTAGNARTELETIRNIKKLHVDGLIFMPLAYPKTLPGLIDKAPLPISMINYGKKLEPGMKADIVSLSQPEGKLVMEHLMKIGRTRIAYAGAPKDIIEERYRAYEQALPHVDISLVYFGEDFSLNTGANAADYFHGLTHMPDAVYAINDMVAIGLVNRFKELGVRVPEDVAVVGVDNNQWTTVSSPQISSVSIMGEEVARLATELLLKRIREMSTTDYEHIQFEPRLIVRESSVAMIRSSPPHS, from the coding sequence GTGAGTAAAGATCAAAAGGTCACCATCAAGGACGTGGCAGAGTTTGCGGGAGTAGGAATTGCAACTGTATCAAGGGCCATTAATAATTCGGAAGGGATCAGCAGCAAAACCAGGGATAAGGTCATGCAAGCCATTGAGGAGCTTGGTTTTGTCCCCAACACATCCGCTCAGAGCCTTAAAATTCGTCAAACCCATCAGATTGCTCTGGTCGTACCGGATATACGAAATGCCATCATCCCGGAAATATCCTGGTCTGTGGAACAAACGGCTAAACAGCATGGTTACCACGTGGTACAGATTAATACGGCAGGAAATGCCCGCACTGAACTGGAAACCATTCGAAATATTAAAAAGCTGCATGTGGACGGCCTGATATTCATGCCGCTTGCTTATCCCAAGACGCTGCCCGGGTTGATCGACAAGGCCCCTCTCCCCATTTCCATGATTAATTACGGCAAAAAACTCGAGCCTGGCATGAAGGCAGATATTGTCTCTCTATCACAGCCAGAGGGAAAACTGGTTATGGAACATCTGATGAAAATCGGACGCACCCGGATTGCCTATGCAGGGGCCCCCAAGGACATCATTGAAGAGCGTTACCGTGCGTATGAACAGGCTCTGCCTCATGTCGATATTTCACTTGTCTATTTCGGAGAGGATTTCTCACTGAATACCGGCGCCAACGCAGCGGATTACTTTCATGGACTGACGCATATGCCGGACGCAGTCTACGCCATCAATGACATGGTTGCCATCGGATTGGTTAACCGGTTCAAAGAATTGGGTGTACGCGTACCCGAAGATGTCGCAGTGGTTGGGGTGGATAATAATCAATGGACTACCGTCTCGTCCCCGCAGATCAGCTCGGTTTCCATTATGGGCGAAGAGGTCGCCAGGCTGGCGACGGAATTGCTGCTCAAACGGATACGTGAGATGAGTACTACCGACTATGAGCACATCCAGTTTGAACCAAGACTTATCGTACGTGAATCGAGTGTAGCGATGATTCGCTCCTCGCCTCCACATTCTTAA
- a CDS encoding D-2-hydroxyacid dehydrogenase family protein, producing the protein MQAKLRCAILDDYQNVALSLADWSSVLDRVEVQTFNHYLGSEEKVIQELQDVDIIILMRERTPFPESVISKLPNLKLLITTGMRNASIDLKAAERHGVTVCGTEGSSNPPTELTWALILGLSRQLVTENNALKSNRNWQSTVGMDLYGKTLGLLGLGKIGTRMAGIAKAFGMNVMAWSQNLTPGQAGEHGVIWCETKEELLEQSDIVSIHLVLSERTRHLIGLAEFQRMKKTALLINTSRAGIVDQGAMVEALQSGLIAGAGLDVFEQEPLPVNHIMRTLPNVLATPHLGYVTRGNYEIYYSHAVENIEMFLKGNPIRQLLVK; encoded by the coding sequence TTGCAAGCGAAATTACGTTGTGCCATATTGGACGATTATCAGAACGTCGCCCTGTCATTGGCTGATTGGAGCTCAGTCCTGGATCGGGTTGAAGTTCAAACCTTTAACCATTATTTGGGCTCCGAGGAAAAGGTCATTCAAGAATTGCAAGATGTGGACATCATTATTCTGATGCGTGAGCGTACTCCGTTTCCCGAATCGGTCATATCCAAGCTTCCGAATCTGAAGCTGCTGATTACAACAGGGATGCGAAACGCCTCGATTGATCTGAAGGCTGCAGAACGGCATGGAGTCACGGTTTGTGGGACAGAGGGCAGCTCTAATCCACCCACTGAACTGACCTGGGCTCTTATTTTGGGACTGTCCAGACAGCTGGTTACAGAAAATAATGCCCTGAAATCCAACCGCAACTGGCAGAGCACCGTCGGTATGGATCTGTACGGAAAGACGCTCGGTCTGTTGGGATTGGGCAAGATAGGCACCCGGATGGCCGGGATTGCCAAGGCCTTTGGCATGAACGTCATGGCCTGGAGTCAGAATTTGACACCAGGACAAGCCGGAGAACACGGCGTAATCTGGTGTGAAACAAAGGAAGAGCTGCTGGAGCAAAGTGATATCGTTTCCATTCATCTGGTGCTTAGCGAACGTACTCGTCATCTGATTGGACTAGCCGAATTCCAGCGAATGAAAAAGACAGCACTGCTGATCAATACATCCCGTGCGGGAATTGTGGATCAGGGGGCCATGGTCGAAGCTTTGCAAAGTGGTCTGATCGCCGGAGCAGGACTGGATGTCTTTGAACAGGAACCTTTGCCGGTAAATCATATCATGCGAACGTTGCCCAACGTGCTGGCAACACCGCATTTGGGATATGTGACCCGTGGGAATTATGAGATCTATTATAGTCATGCGGTAGAGAACATCGAGATGTTTCTAAAAGGAAACCCGATCAGACAGTTGCTCGTGAAGTAA
- a CDS encoding TetR/AcrR family transcriptional regulator → MVRQREFDTDKALDAAMRIFWDKGFEATSLTDLTSGMGIQRPSLYAAFGDKKELFETALRRYTALHAAQIRSRLQPEGSVKQAFRALFEHIGAEGDVSEPSHGCFCINTMVELAPHDSKFAVLTREHQMYLAVIFQETIERGQRSGELSGNLNASAAAKSLVISMIGLTVLMKSGPERSFIEQSIEAALFIIDGEAL, encoded by the coding sequence ATGGTGAGACAACGGGAGTTTGATACCGATAAAGCGCTTGATGCAGCCATGCGCATATTTTGGGATAAAGGATTTGAAGCAACGTCATTGACTGACCTGACATCCGGCATGGGTATTCAACGTCCCAGCTTGTATGCTGCCTTCGGGGACAAAAAAGAGCTATTTGAGACGGCACTGCGCAGATATACCGCTCTGCATGCTGCTCAAATTAGATCAAGGCTTCAGCCTGAAGGCTCTGTCAAACAAGCATTTCGTGCGCTGTTTGAGCACATTGGGGCGGAAGGGGATGTGTCCGAGCCGAGTCACGGTTGTTTTTGCATTAATACGATGGTTGAACTGGCTCCGCACGATTCGAAATTCGCTGTTCTCACCCGAGAGCACCAGATGTATCTGGCAGTGATTTTTCAGGAGACGATTGAACGGGGACAACGATCCGGAGAATTGTCCGGTAACCTGAATGCAAGTGCTGCTGCGAAGTCTTTGGTTATTTCAATGATTGGATTGACCGTGTTAATGAAATCCGGACCAGAGCGTTCGTTTATCGAGCAAAGTATTGAGGCAGCGTTATTCATTATTGACGGGGAAGCATTATGA
- a CDS encoding MFS transporter, whose product MNTPIQQLHPSSKAHPGMSRLVALLFALCSGLSVANIYFAQPLLDAMAEEFRISHSHIGIIITVTQICYALGLFFLVPLGDLLNRRKLIIMQMLFSVAALLVVGTTSSSSILFTGMALVGLLAVNTQALVAFAAALAVPSERGRIVGLVTSGIVIGILLARTVAGTMNDWIGWRSVYLFSASLTLLGVVALLLLLPKHEPERTKLNYVQLLISVVQLYRELPILRIRGVLGMLIFTAFSILWTAMVLPLSTPPLSLSHTAIGAFGLAGAAGALAAARAGKLADRGLGQQTTGFSLLLLLLSWLPIGFVHQSLWFLIVGVIVLDLAVQAVHVTNQSLIYQVRPEAQSRLTAAYMIFYSVGSATGSITSTLMYAWSGWTGVCWLGAGVSAAAFLFWAIDRYRQRSIVQSSSLPTNIGD is encoded by the coding sequence ATGAACACTCCTATTCAGCAATTACATCCATCTTCAAAAGCTCATCCTGGCATGTCCCGGCTCGTGGCACTCCTCTTCGCTCTGTGCAGCGGACTTTCCGTCGCCAACATTTATTTTGCTCAACCTCTTCTCGATGCCATGGCCGAGGAATTCCGTATCTCCCACTCACATATCGGCATAATTATCACGGTGACCCAAATCTGTTATGCCCTTGGACTGTTTTTTCTCGTTCCCCTGGGTGATCTTCTCAATCGGCGGAAACTCATCATTATGCAAATGCTCTTCTCTGTAGCGGCGCTGCTTGTCGTGGGTACCACATCATCCAGTTCCATTCTGTTTACGGGAATGGCACTCGTCGGATTACTGGCTGTTAACACTCAAGCCCTCGTTGCCTTTGCCGCAGCACTCGCTGTCCCTTCGGAACGGGGACGGATTGTTGGCCTCGTGACTAGCGGAATCGTAATTGGCATATTGCTGGCTCGAACGGTTGCGGGCACCATGAATGATTGGATCGGCTGGAGATCTGTTTACCTGTTCTCCGCATCGTTAACCTTGCTCGGAGTGGTCGCCTTGCTCCTTCTTCTGCCGAAGCATGAGCCTGAGCGAACGAAATTAAATTATGTACAATTGCTTATTTCGGTAGTACAACTCTACCGTGAGCTGCCTATACTTCGAATCCGGGGCGTACTGGGCATGCTGATTTTTACTGCATTCAGCATATTATGGACTGCCATGGTCCTTCCACTCAGCACACCTCCACTCTCGTTGTCACATACAGCCATTGGCGCTTTTGGTTTGGCAGGTGCCGCAGGTGCACTGGCTGCTGCCCGTGCAGGCAAGCTGGCTGATCGGGGTCTCGGGCAGCAAACAACTGGATTCTCTCTTCTGCTTCTCCTCCTGTCCTGGCTGCCGATCGGATTCGTTCATCAATCGTTATGGTTTCTGATCGTTGGTGTCATCGTTCTCGACCTTGCTGTACAGGCAGTCCACGTCACCAACCAGAGCCTAATCTATCAGGTTCGTCCTGAAGCCCAGAGCCGGCTTACTGCTGCATATATGATATTTTACTCGGTCGGCAGTGCAACCGGATCTATTACTTCAACCCTGATGTACGCCTGGTCAGGATGGACGGGGGTCTGCTGGCTGGGAGCAGGGGTGAGTGCCGCGGCCTTCCTGTTCTGGGCTATTGACCGTTACCGACAACGGAGTATAGTCCAATCCTCTTCTTTACCGACGAATATAGGAGACTGA
- a CDS encoding SRPBCC family protein, whose amino-acid sequence MVTEITIQAPIEKCYDYARDIDVHTQTVWKHTRERAVSGVTSGKIGAGDTVTFQATHFGIRQKLTSRIVQYERPHIFVDQMVKGAFQSMRHEHHFSRIDDQTTCMRDTLKFEAPLGILGRLAERLVLKKYMYAFVHSRNTKLKALLEQMNEQV is encoded by the coding sequence GTGGTAACTGAAATAACGATACAAGCCCCGATCGAAAAATGTTATGACTACGCCCGGGATATTGATGTCCATACACAGACGGTATGGAAACATACTCGTGAACGCGCTGTATCAGGCGTAACGTCCGGCAAAATAGGTGCCGGGGATACGGTGACGTTTCAGGCTACTCATTTTGGCATAAGGCAGAAACTGACTTCCCGGATTGTTCAGTATGAACGTCCGCATATTTTTGTGGATCAAATGGTAAAAGGGGCATTCCAGAGCATGCGCCATGAACATCATTTCAGCAGGATCGATGACCAGACTACTTGCATGAGAGACACGCTAAAATTTGAAGCGCCCCTCGGTATATTGGGAAGGCTGGCCGAGCGGCTCGTCCTGAAGAAGTATATGTATGCTTTTGTCCATAGCCGCAACACGAAGCTGAAAGCATTGCTGGAACAGATGAACGAACAGGTCTGA
- a CDS encoding HD-GYP domain-containing protein — protein sequence MRIHIMNLQDGDRLTADTFSDAGLHILGKGTVIKSEDISLLMQHRVDYVDIESREEEITEAEFFAAAAKFAAGSSIKEEPPEEEMKSQFTQTVHNYQNAFLEALTVGKFNATMVDDALQPMVDGLDEQKDVVHLLMMLERDDVNNYTHSIQVGLLSFYLANWMGYSQKESYQISRGGYLHDIGKCRVSHRIRNKVEPLTADEQLELQRHTIYGHDIIKSSMTDEATALVALQHHEREDGSGYPMQIDKIEIHPYTQIVSVADVYIGMRSGSHGGSNPNLINNLRDIYAMGFGKLNEKPVQALMQHLLPNFIGKQVLLSNGEKGVIIMNNTSDIFNPLVKVESEQYRDLSKERSIAIKELII from the coding sequence TTGAGAATCCATATTATGAACCTGCAAGACGGAGACCGTCTGACTGCGGATACGTTTAGCGATGCGGGATTGCACATTCTCGGAAAAGGGACTGTCATTAAAAGTGAGGATATTTCCTTGCTCATGCAGCACCGTGTGGACTATGTAGATATTGAATCACGTGAAGAAGAAATTACAGAAGCCGAATTTTTTGCCGCTGCGGCAAAATTTGCAGCCGGTTCAAGCATCAAGGAAGAACCGCCTGAAGAAGAAATGAAATCTCAATTTACACAGACTGTACATAATTACCAAAATGCATTTCTTGAAGCACTAACTGTGGGTAAATTCAATGCTACCATGGTGGACGATGCACTGCAGCCAATGGTGGATGGACTGGATGAGCAAAAGGATGTCGTACATCTCCTGATGATGTTGGAACGTGATGATGTAAACAACTACACGCATTCCATTCAGGTTGGATTGCTGTCCTTCTATCTTGCCAACTGGATGGGGTATTCCCAAAAAGAGAGCTACCAGATCAGCCGTGGCGGCTATCTGCATGATATAGGCAAATGTAGAGTGTCCCACCGGATTCGTAACAAAGTGGAACCGTTAACGGCGGATGAACAGCTTGAATTGCAGCGTCATACCATTTACGGTCATGATATTATCAAGAGTTCCATGACGGATGAAGCGACTGCGCTTGTAGCGCTTCAGCACCATGAACGTGAGGATGGCTCAGGCTATCCGATGCAAATTGATAAAATAGAAATCCATCCGTATACGCAGATCGTGTCTGTGGCCGACGTATACATCGGTATGAGATCTGGCAGTCATGGCGGCAGCAATCCGAACCTGATCAACAATCTGCGTGACATCTATGCGATGGGATTTGGCAAATTGAATGAAAAGCCGGTACAGGCCCTGATGCAGCATCTTCTTCCGAACTTTATCGGCAAGCAAGTGCTTCTGAGCAATGGTGAAAAAGGTGTAATCATCATGAATAATACGTCAGACATTTTCAATCCACTGGTCAAGGTCGAGTCCGAGCAGTATCGCGACTTGTCCAAAGAACGCAGCATCGCCATTAAAGAACTGATTATTTAA
- a CDS encoding UbiD family decarboxylase, with protein MKYRNMEDCINDLEQHGHLIRIKEEVDPNLEMAAIHMRVHEAKGPALLFENVKGSKFQAVSNLFGTLERCKFMFRNTLEGVQRVMAVRDDPMKALKTPFQHISTGLAAWQALPKQKSISLPVSAQEIQISDLPLIKHWPMDGGAFVTLPQVYSEDPDKPGIMNSNLGMYRVQLNGNDYALNKEIGLHYQIHRGIGIHQAKAVKKGEPLKVSIFIGGPPAHTLSAVMPLPEGLSELTFAGLLAGRRFRYSYKDGYCISNDADFVITGDIYPGETKPEGPFGDHLGYYSLTHEFPLMKVHKVYAKPNAIWPFTVVGRPPQEDTAFGDLIHEITGDAIKQEIPGVKEVHAVDAAGVHPLLFAIGSERYTPYQTVKQPTELLTIANRILGTGQLSLAKYLFITAEDQQPLDTHREVEFLTYILERMNLQRDIHFHTNTTIDTLDYSGTGLNTGSKVVFAAYGEKIRELCTEVPDTLKNIRGYTNAQLIMPGIVSIQTSAFTSYEETAREMQHFAEMLKEQGGLDTCPLIILCDDSSFLSANLNNFLWATFTRSNPSHDMYGVNSSYTHKHWGCDQMIIDARVKPHQAPPLIPDPAVEKSIERLFVSGASLASVKI; from the coding sequence ATGAAATATCGCAATATGGAAGATTGCATCAACGATCTGGAGCAGCATGGACATTTAATCCGGATTAAGGAAGAAGTGGACCCGAATCTCGAAATGGCTGCAATACATATGAGAGTGCACGAGGCGAAAGGCCCGGCGCTGCTGTTTGAAAATGTGAAAGGTTCGAAGTTTCAGGCGGTATCCAACCTGTTTGGAACGCTCGAACGCTGCAAATTCATGTTTCGCAACACTCTCGAAGGCGTTCAACGGGTCATGGCTGTGCGGGACGATCCGATGAAGGCACTCAAAACGCCTTTCCAGCACATCAGCACAGGCCTAGCAGCCTGGCAGGCGCTGCCCAAACAGAAGTCGATCAGTCTGCCCGTGTCAGCTCAGGAAATTCAAATCTCGGATCTGCCGCTGATCAAGCATTGGCCTATGGACGGGGGAGCCTTTGTAACGTTGCCACAGGTTTATTCGGAGGACCCGGATAAGCCGGGCATCATGAACTCCAATTTGGGCATGTATCGTGTTCAGCTAAACGGCAACGATTATGCATTGAACAAGGAAATTGGGCTGCACTATCAGATTCATCGTGGTATTGGTATACATCAGGCGAAGGCTGTCAAAAAGGGGGAGCCGCTCAAAGTCAGTATCTTTATCGGCGGTCCTCCAGCTCATACACTATCTGCGGTTATGCCGTTACCGGAGGGTCTCAGCGAATTGACCTTTGCCGGTCTGCTCGCCGGACGCCGTTTCCGCTATAGCTACAAGGATGGATACTGTATTAGCAATGATGCCGATTTTGTCATTACCGGAGATATATATCCAGGGGAAACGAAACCGGAGGGACCCTTTGGGGATCATCTGGGCTATTACAGCTTGACGCATGAATTCCCGCTGATGAAGGTGCACAAAGTGTATGCGAAGCCTAATGCAATCTGGCCATTTACGGTTGTGGGTCGTCCCCCGCAGGAGGATACGGCATTTGGTGATCTGATTCATGAAATTACGGGCGATGCCATCAAACAGGAGATTCCGGGTGTCAAAGAAGTACATGCCGTAGACGCTGCCGGTGTGCATCCTCTGTTGTTTGCGATTGGAAGTGAGCGTTATACGCCGTATCAGACGGTGAAGCAGCCGACGGAATTGCTGACCATTGCGAATCGTATTCTGGGTACGGGGCAGCTTAGTCTGGCCAAGTATCTGTTTATTACAGCTGAGGATCAGCAGCCGCTGGATACCCACCGCGAAGTTGAATTCCTGACCTATATTCTGGAGCGCATGAATTTGCAGCGGGATATCCACTTCCATACCAATACAACCATCGATACGCTGGATTACTCAGGGACGGGGCTAAATACCGGCAGTAAGGTTGTTTTTGCAGCCTACGGTGAGAAGATTCGGGAGTTATGTACAGAAGTGCCGGATACCTTGAAGAATATTCGTGGTTATACGAATGCGCAGCTGATTATGCCAGGGATCGTTTCGATTCAGACGTCAGCTTTTACGAGTTATGAAGAGACGGCGCGGGAAATGCAGCACTTTGCAGAGATGCTGAAGGAACAAGGAGGACTCGATACCTGTCCGTTGATCATCCTGTGCGATGACAGCTCTTTCCTGAGTGCGAACCTGAACAACTTCCTATGGGCTACATTTACACGCAGCAATCCGTCCCACGACATGTATGGGGTAAACAGCAGTTATACGCATAAGCACTGGGGCTGCGACCAGATGATCATTGATGCTCGGGTGAAGCCGCATCAGGCGCCGCCGCTTATACCAGATCCTGCGGTGGAGAAAAGCATTGAACGCTTATTTGTCAGTGGAGCCAGTCTGGCATCGGTCAAGATTTAG
- a CDS encoding amidohydrolase yields the protein MGILIQQVMILSMKDGEAPFLGDIRIEGDRIAEISDHLAAKPGDDIMNGKNMLAMPGLVNAHQHSPMSLLRGFSDDLKLMDWLDRKMLPAEAQMTPEDIYWGAQLSMAEMIRSGTTAYADMYIHMNEIAEAVTKTGIRASLTRGMVFMEDDGGRRMQEGIDLVHRWSGKADGRITTMYGPHSPYTCPVEPLREVIGLAEQDDIPLHIHLAETKEEVAKIRERYGLTPTEYLEEAGMFENAHVLLAHGVHLNRRDIGRLKGMRGGIAHNPVSNLKLGCGIAPITDMIAQEIHVGLGTDGAGSATTVDMFEEIKAATWLQKLDYGDPTRLPARQVLQMATRGSAGLLKLQEDVGILEVGRKADLILIDLEKPHLQPVHEVESLLAYSVNGADVDTTIVNGEVLMRGRKLLTIDEDELYREVKVRAKRIVEGI from the coding sequence ATGGGCATATTGATTCAGCAAGTGATGATTCTATCCATGAAAGACGGAGAGGCCCCCTTCCTGGGGGATATTCGTATTGAAGGAGACCGAATTGCCGAAATCTCGGATCACCTTGCCGCCAAGCCGGGTGACGACATCATGAACGGAAAAAACATGCTTGCCATGCCTGGACTGGTGAATGCGCATCAGCATTCACCAATGAGTTTGCTGCGTGGGTTCTCGGATGATCTGAAGTTAATGGACTGGCTGGACCGCAAAATGCTGCCTGCTGAAGCACAAATGACGCCTGAAGACATTTATTGGGGAGCCCAATTGTCCATGGCCGAGATGATTCGATCAGGCACGACAGCCTATGCAGATATGTACATTCACATGAATGAGATCGCTGAAGCCGTAACGAAAACGGGCATTCGTGCATCTCTCACGCGCGGAATGGTATTCATGGAGGATGATGGTGGACGGAGAATGCAGGAAGGCATTGATCTCGTTCATCGCTGGTCAGGCAAGGCAGATGGAAGAATCACAACGATGTATGGGCCTCATTCGCCATACACCTGTCCTGTAGAACCGCTGAGGGAAGTCATCGGCCTGGCTGAGCAGGATGATATTCCTCTTCATATCCATCTGGCCGAAACCAAGGAAGAGGTCGCGAAGATTCGTGAACGTTACGGGTTGACACCAACGGAATACCTTGAGGAAGCTGGCATGTTCGAGAACGCACATGTGCTGCTTGCCCATGGGGTGCACCTCAATCGCAGAGATATTGGCAGGTTGAAAGGCATGCGTGGAGGCATCGCCCACAATCCGGTCAGCAATCTGAAACTGGGCTGTGGCATTGCTCCCATCACGGACATGATTGCACAGGAGATCCATGTCGGACTTGGAACAGATGGAGCCGGAAGCGCGACGACCGTAGATATGTTTGAAGAGATCAAGGCTGCAACATGGCTGCAGAAGCTGGATTACGGAGATCCGACTCGCTTGCCGGCAAGGCAAGTACTACAGATGGCGACTCGTGGCAGCGCGGGTCTGCTTAAGCTTCAGGAGGATGTAGGCATACTTGAGGTAGGGCGGAAGGCGGATCTGATTCTGATTGATCTGGAGAAGCCCCATCTTCAGCCTGTACATGAGGTGGAGTCGCTACTTGCATACAGCGTTAATGGTGCGGACGTAGACACGACGATTGTCAATGGAGAGGTTCTGATGAGAGGCAGGAAGCTCTTAACGATAGATGAGGATGAACTTTATCGTGAGGTGAAGGTTAGAGCGAAGCGGATCGTTGAGGGAATTTAA
- a CDS encoding saccharopine dehydrogenase family protein, whose protein sequence is MQVESNVKANKDQIWVVGGYGQVGQMICTQLGRLFPGKVWAAGTHMNRAQEFSRSTGGTVQPLQLDVRQGVNPAMLETVKLVIMCVDQSDTRFVEACAQSGTDYMDISAKVDFLAQVETLHKKMQRHKVTAMLSVGLSPGVTNLLVREAGAQLNQVDEADITVMLGLGEKHGKAAVEWTVDQMNAIYNVMKDGKPTEVRSFQDGKWIDFGPKLGRRKAYRFNFSDQHAVARTLRIPTVSTRLCLDSRWMTRSMAISKRAGVFSLLRFPSIRSGTVKAFGLIPGGEEMFAVKVDAAGWKQGKPVRVEQLLVGEREADATAAVAAAVAERMYRTELPHGVFHIEQCLTLQDVQNALPSPLNVVTVIK, encoded by the coding sequence ATGCAAGTCGAATCTAACGTTAAGGCAAATAAAGACCAGATCTGGGTCGTAGGCGGTTATGGTCAAGTCGGGCAGATGATATGTACGCAACTTGGACGCTTGTTCCCGGGCAAGGTGTGGGCGGCAGGTACCCATATGAATCGAGCTCAGGAATTCAGTCGCTCTACAGGAGGGACTGTGCAGCCGCTGCAGCTGGATGTGAGGCAAGGTGTTAATCCAGCCATGCTGGAAACGGTCAAGCTGGTTATCATGTGTGTGGATCAATCAGACACGCGGTTTGTGGAGGCGTGCGCACAATCAGGGACGGATTATATGGATATCTCGGCCAAGGTTGATTTTCTTGCTCAAGTAGAAACGTTACATAAGAAAATGCAGCGTCACAAGGTAACAGCCATGCTGAGTGTGGGACTGTCACCTGGCGTGACGAATCTGCTTGTACGGGAAGCTGGTGCTCAACTGAATCAGGTGGATGAAGCGGATATTACGGTCATGCTGGGACTGGGGGAGAAGCATGGAAAGGCAGCGGTAGAGTGGACTGTTGATCAGATGAATGCGATTTATAATGTGATGAAGGATGGTAAGCCAACCGAGGTTCGGAGTTTCCAGGATGGCAAATGGATTGATTTTGGACCAAAGCTGGGACGCAGAAAAGCCTATCGGTTTAACTTCTCGGATCAACATGCGGTTGCCCGCACGTTGCGTATTCCAACGGTATCAACGCGCCTATGCCTGGATTCCCGCTGGATGACAAGATCCATGGCGATCTCGAAGCGAGCCGGGGTGTTCAGCTTGCTGCGTTTCCCTTCCATCCGAAGCGGGACCGTCAAGGCATTTGGTCTCATTCCCGGCGGAGAAGAGATGTTTGCTGTCAAGGTGGATGCAGCCGGATGGAAACAAGGCAAACCGGTTCGAGTAGAGCAGCTGCTAGTGGGTGAGCGTGAAGCCGATGCGACGGCAGCAGTGGCTGCAGCGGTTGCAGAACGAATGTACCGGACTGAACTGCCCCACGGCGTCTTCCATATTGAACAATGTCTCACCCTGCAAGATGTTCAAAATGCGCTCCCTTCTCCGCTGAATGTCGTGACCGTTATCAAGTGA